Within Anolis sagrei isolate rAnoSag1 chromosome 3, rAnoSag1.mat, whole genome shotgun sequence, the genomic segment TGTAAGGTATTCCacttaggcaataaaaatgaaatgcacagatataggatggtgGACACCTGGCTTAAAAACAGTATACGTAGAAGGGATCTGGgcatcttagtagaccacaaatgGAACAtgtgtcaacagtgtgatgcagcagctaaaaaagctaatGCAATTCTAAGccgcatcaataggagtacagtgtctaggTGAGTGAAGTAATAGTCCCACTCTactctgctttgatcagacccaggcatgtagctgggggggggggggggctcagggggcttcagccccccacccccgaaattttcatggtggttcgcgaataggccttactggtgcattatttaaactgttatgtttattcatatcatgatctgatcaccatactcaatatatcccatatgcatgggggtattggggtaatgatacaaaaggtttgctaggctagaccctctttcactcagactcagccccccccccccgaaactcagccccccccccccgaaaccccctctgaaaaaaaattcaccaccaccccacccccccccccccacccccccgaaacgaaatcctggctacgggcctgatcagaCCTCACCTTGAATATTGGGTCCAGTACTGAGCACTGGAatacaagaaggatattgacaagctagaacaaGACCAGATAAgtgcaaccaaaatgatcaaaggtttggaagccaagccctatgaggaatgacttATGAAGCTggctatgtttagcttggagaaaagaaggctgggaGGGAACCTGATAGCCATGTTTAGGAATCACATTGCAAAGGAgaaaagcttgttttgtgctgtttGGATACTGGGGCACAGGTTGAAatattcaaatggcaggaaaagatattccaacTAAACATCTTTCTCTGGATGTTTAAagtagaggttggatggtcatatATCGGTAATGCTTTGCTTCTGTGTTACTGCATGTCAGGGGTTTGGACTACATGGTCCtttggatctcttccaactctattattatattctataatAACAAAAGGAGATAAAATCCAACCTCCCATGACTCTTCCATCAAGCACTATGATAGCTATTTTGATAGCCTGACTGGATAATTCAGCAGGAGGTAGAAAGCCCTGCCCTAAAGGGCTCTAAAggttaaagtaaaggttttcccttgacgttaagtctactcatgtctgactctaggaggtggtgcccatctccatttctaagccaaagagacagcattatccgtagacacgtacaatgtcatgtggctggcatgactgcatggagcactattaccttcctgcagaagtgatctactcacacttgtatgttttcaaactgctaggcagtagctggggctaacagtgggagctcactccactctccagattcgaaccaccaacctttcagtgagcaagttcagcagctcacagctttaacacactgcaccactggggggtcTAGGAAACAACTATTATATGTTTAAAGATCATCGAAATCCTCAACTAATCAAAGAGAAGGAACTCTCCTTTCACATTTGGGAACACAAAATAATCAGACTACCACCAAAAAAGTATTTTAccactctgtgtgtatgtgtgcattcaaCTGAACTGTCAAGTAATGGTGATACCATAAATTTCATAGAgctttcttatttattatttatttattttatttctgacatttatatcccatccttctcaactcccgaggggggactcagggtggcttacactagcaacaattcaatgctgcaatatacaaaaacagcaacaacacaatTGCACATTGaataaaaacattaggttaaaatcaATCTAACACATTATTATGAgccatatagccatttccaagTCCGCTTCAGCATCCAAAGACCCAATTTAATTCAAAACctgtccatagtctgttctcaTGCCATTACCTGTGCTGTCAGCTttgctacccaaatgcctggtcccagaaccatgatttaaccCTCTTCCTAAAGGAAAAGCGGAATGAAGCcgacctaattttgctggggagtgacttccacaggtggggggccaccaccaagaaggccctgtccctcgtccccaccagatgcgattgcaaggatggtgggatcgagagcagggtctctccagacaatcttaaactctGGGACGGGGCatagatacatttggacaggtaagttgtgcCAGAACCATATATTTCTTCTTAGTGAAGAAATAGTCAGATAtcgttttgccagttccttcctctgaaatacagtgtGTGGTATCTGGTGCTACGAATACAGAAATAAATATGCTACGTTTAGGAAAAATGACTGCAAAAGATAGTAACTTACCACCAATATCCATATCCACCTTGAACTGAAAGTTGTGAGTGTGAATTGTTCCCAGCACCCACTCTTGAACTCTGTTGCCAAATTCTGCAGCATCTCCAAAGAAGAAAGATGACTGAATGTATCCGCTGGCATAGGACCTGACACTAACAGCTCCATTTTGGTGAAAAATAAAGTCCCATACATAATCATAGTTAACAAATGAAGTTATGGACCTGAACACAACAGTTGAATCTACCAAACCTCCAAAAAATGGAGCCTGGCCACTTTCATAATGGCGTCGTATAGGCACGTCAGTATTCTGCTCAAATATGCAGATTGAGGCTTCTCTGGTGACAGGTGATGATGTATCAACAAAATAGTGTCTGTCCAAATAAGTAGCTAAGTAAGGACAATCCACACCCTGGATGAGTGTGTGGAGGTTACTTCCCAAGCCATAACTTATGTCCATATATCTGTTCTGCATTAACCCTGGACTGTTGGAGCCATAGACAGCAATTGCATCTTGAAGGCTAAGTTCATAGACTATTCTCTCACCATTAAACCTGATGTCGAAGACACGCGGCCCATAGAATGCATCTGTTCCAAAGGCAAAACTCCAGGACATGAAGGTGACTTGGTTATTCCTGATGCTGTAGCGTGGACCACGAGGTTCATAGTGCAGGGGACCTTGTCCCTTAGGGGGCACCCTCTGCTTTAATGATGAGTACCCCCCATCAGGAGGAGACTTTTTAACTTTGGCTACTTTTACATACCCTTCATTGAATTGTCTCTCAATATCCTCCATGTCCTCAAAGTATTGACCATTATAGAAAACTTTTTTCACTCTCCAGTCAGAAATATTTATGCTACTGACATCCAGTAGGACTTCAAATCCAACTGGATGCACAGGAAAGCCAGACACATTTTGGAAATGAAAAAGCCAGATTAGACGGTCTCCTGATTGGAACCCTGGAGGCATTGCATGAAAATACATAAAATTACTTCTATTGTAATCAAATACCTTGTGCATAAACTTTGGAGCTTTCAGATATTGCTTCTTCATGAATGTATTCCATTCTTGAATCTCATTCTTTAACATAAATCTTCTGAAATAAGGTAGCTTTCCACCATATTTCTCCACTGTGATATCATGGTGGTATGTTGGGTTTGGAAGAGGGCCCACCAAAAACTCAGTGATGTTTGGATCATTCTGATTTCCAAAATAAACTACAACTAGTGCTTGACGGACAGGTCTTCTTCCTTGATGGTCCAGAAATTCCAGAACCTCTGTTTTTGGAGGAAGCTGAAGTGTAATGGAATAAATGCAGTTGTCAGCTGGCTTTGCTTCAGAAGGATCAACCAGCGGCACAGCTAGGTTTTGATGAAAGTACCTATTCACCTGTGTCATCTCTCCTGGAGATAAATCATCAAATATCAGACTGTGCATATCTTGAGTTTTCTCCTCTAGTCCAATGTCTTGGGGAAGACTCTCACAAACCATGGATTTCCTTCCTCCTGTCTGGAAAGCCCAGACTATGATGAAAATTATGGCTGTGCATATAGCTAGGAGAGGATAAGTCCATTTCAAGTTCATTTTCATCAGTGCTGTAAGCAGCTCCCTATAGTTTGTAAAACAATTTGTAGAGTGCAGATTGTATAATCCCAGAGTTTATGTAGAGTTGCAAAGCATAATCAAATGAACTATGAAAAAGGACATGGCAAGAAGAAACTGAAGACTCTATAAATACCATGCTCTTAGATTCCGCCCATTCCGTGTTTAAATGCATTGCTCAGAGGAAACAATTATGAATTCATTTACACCCGGAATAAATGTATCCATTCAATCTAAATACCTCATTAGTTGCAGGATTGACAACAGATAAAATCTAAATTAAACCAAGTGTTCTTTTTAGAAGTGTGAATGCTATTTACATTGTTTATTTCACTATTGCAAACAAATAAATGagttaagtttttttttcttctattatGCAAGAATTCAGGAGTTTTGGGTCATTTCGTACCTTTGTAATAGTTAACAAATATTTCTGAGCAAATATATTATTTGACCAGAATCCTGAAAAGCAAAGAATCTCATTGTGATTCCTCTACAAAATGCCTTGGCTTCTCATCCAGAATGTTAAAAATGAGAATATTCCTTCTATGGAATTTGTGAGTTCTTCTTTCATAGTAAATGGTTTCAATATCAAAAAGACAGTTGCCCAGGGGAGGGGGGGATCCATCACATAATTTCAGTTGAAATTTATAGTTGCCAGAAACTTCCAATACTTTGCAACATTCAGTTCTCTTACAGAAGAAACACTTCTTAATGTTTCAAAATAAGCCTTGAAGACCATACTTGACATGTAAAATAGTTAGGTAACTTTAACAGAAACTTTATTTCTTGATGCTTTCCCAACAACACTTTCAACAGCTTCTTTTTAATGGTCAGACTTATCTTTCAACAACGGTCTTCCCTCTTACTTTCCCAATATGCATTACCCAATCTCTATTTTTAACCTGATATTACTCTAAAATGTTGagtaaagcagtgattctcagaGTCACTGTCCGCTGGCCATGCTGTCTTGGGATTTCAATATGGAAGACCAAAAACAGAAAGAACAGTAgctattgctttttaaaacatgTAATACCTGAAATCTTCTaaccacaacattttaaaaaaagttcaaaatgaaTTAAGATATATTTATCCTTTGGACAAAAATcagataaattaaattaaaacatctgccttgatattttttgCCATAAACACATTTTACTTTCTCACAAATTAAGAGGGCATTAATTCTATTGAATAATCTTTAGTAGGTTCATTGAATCTGTGAGGAGTTAACAAGGAAATAATTATTGTGATTTAtggcttttatttttattgcttttatatgatttatattatatgtaaataaatacagttttaaactgtatttatgttgtttgggggcattgattgctgactgtaaaccaccttgagtcaccttcgggctgagaggggcagtatataaatatggtaaataaataaataaataattcaatgaGTATACTCTAGCAGTCTCTAACAATAAGATCCAGGATTTAGTTTTCTATCTCCAGTCATCTCTTTTGGCAGTTTCAATCAAATAATCAAACATGCAGATCTATTTTCTGAtcctatagagcaggggtccacaaactttttaaacagagggccaggtcacagttcctcaaactgttggagggccggattataatttgaaaaaaaaaacatgaatgaattcctatgcataccacatctcttatttggagtgcaaaaaatcacttaaaaacaatacaataattaaaatgaagaacaatttaacaaatataaacttattagtatctcaatgggaagtatgggcctgcttttggctcatgagataggattgttgtcatcgttgttgtgtgctttcaagtcatttcagacaggttgaccctgagcgagggccgggtaaatgaccttcgagggccacatctggcccccgggccttagtttgaggacccctgctatagagtgTACAAGGCTGGTAGATCACAATCAAGGTCCATCTGCACTTCTACTAGTGGATTTAGCTCTATCATATCATCACATAATGGTCCTCCAAAGAGTTGGTAAACCAGGCCACAGTATCAGCTGGCACAGAGGAAAGGAAGTGGAAAATGAGAAATTCCTACCAATTTATGAGAACAGAGTATCATTGCCTCAGTCTCCATTGTTCCATTTGTTTCATGTGCAATTATACACAATTGGTTCTTAAAGACCACAGAAGACTAGAAATAAGTCTACATCTGACAATGCATGTGAGAAAGAGAATAAAGGATGTCTTgaatttatatatgttttaaatgctCAAAATTGGCCATAAATCCTAGAATTTTGGAGCCATTACCAAGCAAAACAGAACACGGGTCAATGTGATGCATTTTGCAACTATTCACATTTGATATATTTTGGTGGCCTGTAAACTTATCAAGAGCTATCCAGGATACTGATTGTCTGAACTAAAATGCATTCCAGTAACTCAAAGTCAGATTTTGCCACTCGGTTGTAGACATTTTAATACTGACTTAaaagcttgcttgcttgcttgctcatTTGCTTGGTGTCTCTTAGTTTGACGCATTCACAGAAACACATTTACACAGGAAGGAGAAGAGTTCACAAGGGCAACTTAAAATAATAGTAGAACAACAAACCACCTTCCAGTTCTTCTGATGAACATCCATCTGTTCTCTTTGTTGGAAAGAGTTCTCTATCCATGCCTCTCCACATGTGAAAGATCCCTACACCCAAAGAGAGGCCCATCCAATTAGACTGAATCAAACTGAGACCTAGCCTATAGTTCAGCCTTTAGCTATCAGCTGTTGCCTGTGTTCCCCCAAAGTTGATGATTATCAACCAATATTTTCCTGCCTAGATGTTGATACATACATTtcaagttgattttttttacccATGATATCTGTAGAGATTGCTGAGGGAGGGAAACA encodes:
- the LOC132770573 gene encoding amine oxidase [copper-containing] 3-like isoform X3 → MKMNLKWTYPLLAICTAIIFIIVWAFQTGGRKSMVCESLPQDIGLEEKTQDMHSLIFDDLSPGEMTQVNRYFHQNLAVPLVDPSEAKPADNCIYSITLQLPPKTEVLEFLDHQGRRPVRQALVVVYFGNQNDPNITEFLVGPLPNPTYHHDITVEKYGGKLPYFRRFMLKNEIQEWNTFMKKQYLKAPKFMHKVFDYNRSNFMYFHAMPPGFQSGDRLIWLFHFQNVSGFPVHPVGFEVLLDVSSINISDWRVKKVFYNGQYFEDMEDIERQFNEGYVKVAKVKKSPPDGGYSSLKQRVPPKGQGPLHYEPRGPRYSIRNNQVTFMSWSFAFGTDAFYGPRVFDIRFNGERIVYELSLQDAIAVYGSNSPGLMQNRYMDISYGLGSNLHTLIQGVDCPYLATYLDRHYFVDTSSPVTREASICIFEQNTDVPIRRHYESGQAPFFGGLVDSTVVFRSITSFVNYDYVWDFIFHQNGAVSVRSYASGYIQSSFFFGDAAEFGNRVQEWVLGTIHTHNFQFKVDMDIGGVKNTLMSNDMAFETVEAPWSPKHKINRMKMVRNVLDTENKAAFRLHDDMPKHIYFAANSTNKWGHKRGYRIQMVSFSGDHMPETDPMERAISWERYKLAVTKRKEKEPSSTSPYNMLDPWSPTVAFADFINNESIVNEDLVAWINTGFLHIPHAEDIPNTVTLGNVLGFFLRPYNFFDEDPSIYSPDSVFFTSEQDFTSCDVNQLACLQKTAACVPNFPTFTYSGFQNMTKL